In a genomic window of Methanogenium sp. S4BF:
- a CDS encoding amino acid ABC transporter ATP-binding protein has protein sequence MENKERILRVENIHKSFGELEVLKGVSFDVTKGETICFIGPSGTGKSTLLRCINLLTQPDQGSVWLGDEEVTNSGKQINHFRQRIGMVFQNFFLFDHLTAVRNVEIALIKVKGMKPKEAREKALKELRQVGMEEWAEHYPAELSGGQAQRVSIARALAMDPDVILFDEPTSALDPELTREVLEVMKKLALAGMTMLVVTHEMGFACSVANRIMFMEHGEIKEQGSPEELMSDSKFERCKNFIGQFDSINGD, from the coding sequence ATGGAGAACAAAGAGAGAATACTCAGAGTTGAAAATATACACAAATCCTTTGGAGAACTTGAGGTGCTAAAAGGAGTCTCGTTTGATGTGACAAAAGGAGAGACCATCTGTTTCATCGGTCCATCCGGTACAGGAAAAAGTACTCTTCTGCGCTGCATCAACCTGCTGACCCAGCCGGACCAGGGTTCTGTTTGGCTTGGAGATGAGGAAGTCACCAATTCAGGCAAACAAATTAATCATTTCAGGCAGAGAATCGGAATGGTCTTCCAGAATTTTTTCCTCTTTGATCACCTGACAGCGGTGCGAAATGTAGAAATCGCTCTCATCAAAGTCAAGGGGATGAAACCAAAAGAGGCCAGAGAAAAAGCACTCAAAGAACTCAGACAGGTGGGCATGGAGGAGTGGGCAGAGCACTACCCGGCAGAACTCTCCGGAGGTCAGGCACAGCGGGTATCAATTGCCCGTGCACTTGCAATGGACCCTGATGTGATCCTCTTTGATGAACCGACCTCAGCGCTGGACCCGGAGTTAACGAGGGAAGTCCTTGAAGTGATGAAGAAACTGGCTCTCGCAGGGATGACGATGCTTGTGGTAACCCATGAGATGGGATTTGCATGTTCTGTCGCAAACCGTATCATGTTCATGGAGCACGGTGAAATCAAAGAACAGGGATCACCGGAAGAACTCATGAGTGACTCGAAATTTGAGCGTTGCAAGAATTTCATCGGCCAGTTTGACAGTATAAACGGAGATTAA
- a CDS encoding DUF473 domain-containing protein, translating into MDCTLKCIALTGIGPHVIEELKKGKPRTLELQSAHNLISLTVVSPGDVVLLTPVDLDDFTAGDRGIIVQVISLTINMKRLVEYAAPYHYEERERMSARIQVRYLNGAMAKSVEGTGWGEPTYVEVIRPSHYRAG; encoded by the coding sequence ATGGATTGTACGCTTAAGTGTATTGCACTCACCGGGATTGGGCCACATGTCATTGAAGAACTGAAGAAAGGGAAGCCACGCACGCTGGAGCTTCAGAGCGCACACAACCTGATCTCTCTAACGGTGGTATCACCTGGCGATGTTGTGTTGCTGACACCGGTAGATCTGGATGACTTTACTGCCGGAGACCGGGGAATTATAGTGCAGGTGATCTCTTTGACGATCAATATGAAACGGCTGGTAGAATACGCGGCTCCCTATCATTATGAAGAACGTGAACGGATGTCTGCGCGGATTCAGGTGCGATATCTGAATGGTGCGATGGCAAAGTCCGTGGAAGGCACCGGATGGGGAGAACCCACCTATGTGGAAGTAATTCGCCCGTCTCATTATCGTGCAGGATGA
- a CDS encoding phosphoesterase — MGEKKGNSNSKRDNLLKAVSERKTEIVHLSHNDLDAAGCDAVHRMKYGTIFTIWSSVGSFPSFLRDIGALPGKGHLLSISDLGYCKDADKMVRAAIKNGWEVCWRDHHRWTDEELLSVKKTGATCIVDTTRCAAAICSGDLLPGDKTAEEVVRVVCDYDLWRNADPRSKMLGQICTKRVNLNPVRDRLAEGIITDAWINEEYRTIEKERQDAIKKSIRRMKIIESRYRIAFAPLFGYPSETAHEIRALYNTDIEVIYGTNGRFSIRSAVPISHLIARKFSGGGHPPAAGGTFTLTLKDKVSLLFLKKARCFDELVQVADTV; from the coding sequence ATGGGGGAGAAAAAGGGAAATTCAAACTCAAAGAGAGATAATCTGCTGAAAGCAGTTTCTGAACGTAAAACAGAGATTGTTCACCTCTCACACAATGATCTTGATGCAGCAGGGTGTGATGCAGTGCACCGGATGAAATATGGCACCATATTTACCATATGGTCATCAGTCGGTTCATTTCCATCATTCCTGCGTGACATCGGTGCACTACCGGGGAAAGGTCACCTCCTCAGCATCTCCGATCTTGGCTACTGTAAAGATGCAGATAAAATGGTGAGAGCAGCCATAAAGAACGGGTGGGAAGTCTGTTGGCGTGACCACCATCGATGGACAGACGAGGAGCTTCTTTCCGTTAAGAAGACCGGCGCAACCTGCATCGTAGATACGACACGGTGCGCAGCGGCGATATGCTCAGGAGATCTTCTGCCTGGTGATAAGACAGCTGAAGAAGTCGTCCGGGTTGTCTGTGATTATGATCTCTGGAGGAACGCTGATCCACGCTCAAAAATGCTGGGTCAGATCTGCACAAAAAGAGTCAATCTGAATCCAGTCCGCGATCGTCTGGCAGAAGGGATTATCACCGATGCCTGGATTAATGAAGAATACCGGACTATTGAAAAAGAACGTCAGGATGCAATAAAAAAGAGCATCAGACGGATGAAAATAATTGAGTCACGGTACAGAATTGCATTTGCCCCACTCTTTGGATACCCGAGTGAGACTGCCCACGAGATACGAGCCCTCTATAACACCGATATTGAAGTGATATATGGGACAAATGGCAGATTTTCCATACGTTCAGCAGTTCCCATCAGCCATCTCATTGCACGGAAATTTTCCGGTGGTGGACATCCCCCTGCAGCAGGTGGCACATTCACATTAACTCTGAAAGATAAGGTATCACTTCTTTTCCTGAAAAAAGCACGATGCTTCGATGAACTGGTTCAGGTTGCAGATACTGTCTGA
- a CDS encoding DUF5611 family protein encodes MQEYPIKRGYTKEFATRMVDGLTEFFGETAEENEGHYLISYGSFKRFEVYTGEKGKTLIVDSDSDMSIFDRLSEDEANEMVLDTNRRFRQYLEHVTGYNTKERKKNAEKAAKKAE; translated from the coding sequence ATGCAGGAATATCCAATTAAAAGGGGATATACCAAAGAATTTGCGACAAGAATGGTAGATGGCCTTACAGAATTCTTTGGTGAGACAGCAGAGGAAAATGAGGGGCACTACCTCATCTCGTATGGATCATTCAAACGTTTTGAAGTATATACCGGTGAGAAAGGAAAAACCCTGATTGTAGATTCGGATTCAGACATGTCGATATTTGATCGTCTCAGTGAAGACGAGGCAAATGAAATGGTCCTTGATACAAACAGAAGATTCCGGCAGTATCTGGAGCATGTCACCGGCTATAACACAAAAGAACGGAAAAAGAATGCAGAAAAAGCTGCAAAAAAAGCAGAATAA
- a CDS encoding proteasome assembly chaperone family protein: MDDIRIKSRDPEGENLVVLLGFPGSGLVGSIALAHMIDELKFDHIGNITSKYFPPLAMMVDGIVNAPMRIFQKDQYILIISDVPIHPMICYEVGNGILEWLSAFPVSKVVVVAGIVTNDVEKRVFGVATEKTGLEMISDKTEILPMGSITGIAGTVLTECKVNGTLAIGLMGESVNAPDPRAAASVMTVLNELFGFGVSIDPLIEQATEIEASLQQMAEQVEQAEQQPVKKEHLPMYG, encoded by the coding sequence ATGGATGACATAAGAATTAAATCCCGTGACCCTGAAGGGGAGAACCTCGTTGTATTGCTGGGGTTCCCCGGCAGTGGGCTTGTCGGGAGTATAGCACTTGCCCATATGATCGATGAGTTGAAGTTTGACCATATTGGGAATATCACCAGCAAATATTTTCCGCCGCTTGCAATGATGGTTGACGGGATTGTCAACGCCCCGATGCGGATATTTCAGAAAGACCAGTATATTCTTATCATTTCTGATGTTCCCATTCATCCAATGATCTGTTATGAAGTGGGGAATGGCATCCTGGAATGGCTCTCTGCGTTTCCGGTAAGTAAAGTGGTGGTTGTAGCAGGGATTGTCACAAATGACGTTGAAAAACGGGTTTTCGGGGTTGCAACCGAGAAAACTGGACTTGAAATGATCAGTGACAAAACAGAGATTCTCCCCATGGGAAGCATCACCGGAATTGCAGGGACTGTTCTTACTGAGTGTAAGGTAAACGGCACACTGGCAATCGGACTTATGGGGGAATCGGTGAATGCCCCGGATCCCCGGGCTGCAGCATCCGTAATGACTGTTCTGAATGAACTGTTTGGATTTGGTGTGAGTATTGATCCACTGATTGAACAGGCAACTGAAATTGAGGCATCGTTGCAGCAGATGGCAGAACAGGTTGAACAGGCTGAACAGCAACCGGTGAAGAAAGAACACCTTCCGATGTACGGGTGA
- the leuS gene encoding leucine--tRNA ligase, whose amino-acid sequence MKNFEEKYGKIWRSQFESDPGTSDKFYLNVAYPYPSGAMHVGHGRTYIVPDVIGRFWRMKGCQVLYPMAFHVTGTPVIGISRRIAAGDEKTIRLYSDLYRVPQKTLDTFIEPMAIVHHFSQEYERVMSRCGLSIDWRRRFTTVDPTYSKFIEWQYLHLHDQNRVVRGAHPVKYCMGCDNPVGDHDLLEGEHAEIVKYVLVMFSWNEYIIPCATLRPETTYGVTNLWVNPDVMYRKVRVDGQKWILSPEATEKIRLQDHDVIVDGDISGADLVDQTAFNPLSGDVQILPAGFVDPDMATGIVMSVPAHAPFDYIALRDLQQQGKYLNITPVPLITVEGYGRCPAQDAVERAGISNQNDPAMEVLTQEVYNAEHSKGRMLPEYGGKPVKEARDEISELMLERYGSAVMFEFDNRNVICRCGTRVYVRILHDQWFLKYSDPEWKENVHSDLESVTLVPPEVRAEFSRTIDWLNDWACTRRIGLGTKVPWDKDWLVEPLSDSTMYMSYYTISHKIRNIEPGLLTPDVFDYIFLGQGDPQSVPREILDELRQEFLYWYPYDFRFSAKDLISNHLTFQLFHHDALFPPELRPQGMVIFGMGLLEGAKMSSSKGNVILLEDALDEFGADTVRMFLVGSAEPWQDFDWRNELVSSVRKQIERFWNTINDGIQSEDTYDIDAWVLSRMQKHIEMTTNALESFQTRQALQEAYFSIESDLKWYRRRLPEGIRSSAVINTIAPVWVRLLAPFIPYTCEELWTMVGSGEPVGFASWPQPDSSLVNTGLELSEELLSRTVEDIESIIRLIQIETESITLYVAPEWKWDIFRIIASASDRKKVMGEIMKNDEMKSRGKEATDAAKQITNQIHRFPPELVSSIAANKLDELAVFNEVRDFLQREFGVSVSVINAEESSHPKARAALPFKPAIVVQ is encoded by the coding sequence ATGAAAAACTTTGAAGAAAAATATGGGAAAATCTGGCGGTCACAGTTTGAATCAGACCCCGGTACGAGTGATAAATTCTACCTGAACGTTGCATATCCCTATCCGTCCGGTGCAATGCATGTAGGACATGGGAGAACATACATTGTGCCAGATGTTATCGGGCGCTTCTGGAGAATGAAAGGGTGCCAGGTGCTGTATCCGATGGCATTTCATGTTACCGGCACTCCTGTTATCGGTATATCACGCAGGATTGCCGCAGGAGATGAGAAGACAATCAGACTCTATTCTGATCTCTACCGTGTACCGCAGAAGACGCTGGATACATTTATAGAGCCGATGGCAATCGTCCATCATTTCAGTCAGGAATATGAGCGGGTAATGAGCCGGTGTGGTCTTTCCATTGACTGGAGAAGGCGGTTTACTACCGTTGACCCGACATACTCCAAATTTATTGAATGGCAGTATCTTCATCTGCATGACCAAAACAGGGTGGTGCGGGGTGCCCATCCGGTAAAATATTGTATGGGATGCGACAATCCTGTCGGTGATCATGACCTCCTCGAAGGAGAACATGCAGAGATTGTCAAGTACGTGCTGGTTATGTTCAGCTGGAATGAGTATATCATTCCCTGTGCCACCCTCAGGCCTGAGACGACCTATGGTGTGACAAATCTCTGGGTGAACCCTGATGTCATGTACCGGAAGGTTCGTGTCGATGGCCAGAAATGGATTCTCTCCCCTGAGGCAACAGAAAAGATCCGTCTGCAGGATCACGATGTAATCGTGGATGGAGATATCTCCGGTGCAGATCTGGTTGATCAGACGGCGTTTAATCCTCTTAGTGGGGATGTGCAGATTTTACCGGCGGGCTTTGTCGATCCTGATATGGCAACAGGCATTGTGATGAGTGTACCGGCTCATGCACCATTTGACTATATTGCGCTCCGCGACCTTCAGCAGCAGGGAAAATACCTGAATATTACTCCGGTGCCTCTGATTACTGTCGAAGGGTATGGCAGATGCCCTGCCCAGGATGCGGTTGAGCGGGCAGGTATCAGCAACCAGAATGATCCGGCCATGGAAGTCCTGACACAGGAAGTGTATAATGCAGAACACTCAAAAGGACGGATGCTTCCGGAATATGGTGGAAAACCGGTAAAAGAAGCGCGTGACGAGATTTCTGAACTTATGCTTGAGCGCTACGGCTCTGCAGTGATGTTTGAGTTTGACAACAGGAATGTCATCTGCCGTTGTGGAACACGGGTGTATGTCAGGATTTTGCACGACCAGTGGTTCCTGAAATACAGCGACCCGGAATGGAAGGAGAATGTTCATAGTGATCTGGAATCTGTGACATTAGTGCCTCCTGAAGTCAGGGCAGAATTTTCCCGCACTATTGACTGGCTCAACGACTGGGCATGTACACGGAGAATTGGGCTGGGGACCAAAGTGCCATGGGATAAAGACTGGCTGGTTGAACCGCTGTCTGATTCTACCATGTATATGTCATACTATACCATATCCCACAAAATCCGGAACATTGAACCTGGGCTGCTCACCCCGGATGTCTTTGATTATATCTTCCTTGGTCAGGGAGATCCCCAAAGCGTTCCCCGGGAAATTCTTGATGAGCTCAGGCAGGAATTCCTGTACTGGTATCCGTATGACTTCCGTTTCTCAGCAAAGGATCTCATCTCCAATCACCTGACATTCCAGCTGTTCCACCATGACGCCCTTTTCCCTCCTGAACTGCGGCCGCAGGGTATGGTTATCTTTGGAATGGGTCTCTTGGAAGGAGCCAAGATGTCTTCATCCAAGGGAAATGTGATTCTTCTTGAGGATGCCCTTGACGAATTCGGTGCCGACACAGTCCGGATGTTCCTTGTAGGCAGTGCCGAACCGTGGCAGGACTTTGACTGGAGGAATGAACTGGTATCTTCTGTCCGTAAACAGATAGAACGGTTCTGGAACACCATCAACGATGGCATTCAGTCTGAAGACACCTACGATATTGATGCCTGGGTCCTTTCACGAATGCAGAAGCATATTGAGATGACAACAAATGCCCTTGAATCCTTCCAGACCCGTCAGGCGCTGCAGGAGGCCTACTTCAGCATTGAATCGGATCTGAAATGGTACCGTCGCCGTCTTCCGGAGGGAATCCGCAGTTCAGCGGTTATCAATACCATCGCACCGGTATGGGTTCGGCTGCTTGCACCATTTATCCCTTACACCTGTGAAGAACTCTGGACTATGGTTGGTTCAGGTGAACCGGTTGGGTTTGCGTCCTGGCCACAGCCTGACTCTTCCCTTGTCAACACAGGCCTTGAACTGTCAGAAGAACTTCTGTCCCGGACAGTGGAGGATATTGAATCCATTATACGCCTGATTCAGATCGAGACAGAATCAATCACTCTCTATGTGGCCCCTGAATGGAAGTGGGATATCTTCCGTATCATCGCCTCCGCATCTGACCGTAAGAAGGTGATGGGCGAGATTATGAAGAATGATGAGATGAAGAGCCGCGGGAAGGAGGCAACAGATGCCGCAAAACAGATCACAAACCAGATACACCGCTTCCCACCTGAACTGGTGTCTTCGATTGCTGCGAACAAGCTGGACGAACTGGCTGTATTTAATGAAGTGAGGGACTTCCTGCAGCGTGAGTTTGGTGTCTCAGTCTCAGTTATCAATGCTGAAGAGAGTTCTCATCCCAAGGCACGGGCAGCACTGCCATTCAAACCGGCAATAGTTGTTCAGTAA
- a CDS encoding amino acid ABC transporter permease, whose protein sequence is MDFSAVIIEWFPYLIGGIFATLGLVASALLLGVVFGLPMAVGQVYGKRPVRFLIGIYVWFFRGLPVLVLLFLFYFGIFPGLGMDIPAFFVGATVLGLRGAAYQSQIFRGAIQSVSEGQMIAARSVGMTKLQSIRNVILPQAVRVALPGWSNEYPNILTDSAVCYAIGVMELMTRTSQIVSQTYITMPIYLTCAGIFILLNYAGMKVIHLIEKKIEIPGFGTGAA, encoded by the coding sequence ATGGATTTCTCAGCAGTTATCATAGAATGGTTCCCATACCTCATTGGGGGAATTTTTGCCACCCTCGGTCTTGTCGCATCTGCGCTCCTCTTAGGTGTGGTTTTTGGTCTGCCAATGGCAGTTGGACAGGTATATGGCAAACGTCCGGTTCGCTTTTTAATAGGCATTTATGTGTGGTTCTTTCGTGGCCTCCCTGTCCTTGTTTTGTTATTCCTCTTCTATTTCGGTATTTTTCCAGGACTCGGGATGGACATCCCCGCATTCTTCGTTGGTGCCACTGTACTGGGGCTGAGAGGTGCAGCCTATCAGTCACAGATATTCCGCGGGGCAATACAGTCAGTGAGTGAGGGGCAGATGATTGCAGCACGTTCTGTTGGAATGACAAAACTCCAGAGCATCAGAAATGTCATACTTCCACAGGCCGTACGTGTTGCACTTCCGGGGTGGTCAAATGAGTATCCCAATATCCTTACCGATTCTGCAGTCTGTTACGCCATCGGCGTTATGGAGCTCATGACACGAACATCACAGATCGTCTCTCAGACCTACATAACCATGCCAATATATCTCACCTGCGCCGGAATATTCATTCTCCTAAATTATGCAGGAATGAAAGTCATACATCTGATAGAAAAGAAGATAGAAATCCCCGGATTTGGAACAGGAGCTGCATAA
- the metG gene encoding methionine--tRNA ligase, translating into MSDSPLLVTCGLPYTNGHCHIGHLRTYVPADFYVRHLRHSGKEVLFICGSDNHGTPIVISADQSGKTPREISEIYHNHFDSTFKRMNVFFDRFGMTDDPTNHQRTRKIVQSLIDNGHVYQKTISQSYCPKCSMFLPDRYVEGICPHCGAHARGDECDQGCGKHLEPGEITEPVCKVCGGNAELRDQEHYFFRLGDFSEFLQDYLPDLGGTTNARNYAIGWLKEGLHDWCITRTLNWGVKFPGNEDLVVYVWVDAPIGYMAFTEEWAKENNGNWEQFWRGSQPIVHFIGQDIIYHHCVFWPAILKGAGYATPDAVVASGMVKINDKTFSKSRGYVIWTNDDYLDQGLPADYLRYYLLAYTSHTKELNFSWKIFQERINNELVDTLGNFLYRTLHFAANKLGGIPEGKPDAEICERIQTTLDSVNTEMERYEFKNAIDEMMALAGYGNSYIQNNAPWKLIKEDRQAAESVILNCMQIAKACTLLFDSLLPEESQKAWEMLGYTDSVAAHTITEATEGFAHNNLPKPSILFAKIEDDTLNTLEEIMTKRIQEAEMKENTENQNTEVQTDERISIDEFARVELKVAKILSAEKIEGSKKLLKIQVTLGDEERQIVSGIAQYYTPEELAGKSVVVVTNLKKAKLFGVESDGMILAAGDTASLLIPNDDVEPGTKIL; encoded by the coding sequence ATGAGTGATTCACCTCTGCTGGTAACCTGCGGACTTCCGTACACCAACGGGCACTGCCATATCGGGCACCTGCGTACATATGTCCCTGCCGACTTCTATGTCCGCCATCTTCGCCATTCTGGAAAAGAGGTTCTCTTTATCTGTGGTTCAGATAATCATGGGACTCCCATCGTTATCTCCGCTGACCAAAGCGGCAAGACCCCCCGTGAAATATCAGAGATATACCATAACCACTTTGATTCGACATTTAAACGGATGAATGTCTTTTTCGACCGGTTTGGCATGACAGATGATCCCACAAATCACCAGCGGACGCGGAAAATTGTACAGTCACTCATCGACAATGGGCATGTCTATCAAAAAACAATAAGCCAGAGTTACTGCCCCAAATGCAGTATGTTTCTCCCGGACAGGTATGTAGAAGGAATCTGCCCGCACTGTGGCGCCCATGCGCGTGGAGATGAATGCGATCAGGGATGCGGGAAACACCTGGAGCCGGGTGAGATCACGGAGCCCGTCTGCAAAGTCTGCGGAGGAAATGCAGAACTCAGAGATCAGGAGCATTATTTCTTCAGGCTCGGTGATTTCAGCGAATTTCTGCAGGATTACCTTCCGGATTTGGGTGGTACAACGAATGCACGGAATTATGCAATCGGGTGGCTCAAAGAAGGACTGCATGACTGGTGCATCACACGAACACTGAACTGGGGAGTGAAATTTCCCGGCAATGAGGATCTGGTTGTTTATGTCTGGGTTGATGCACCAATCGGATACATGGCATTCACCGAAGAATGGGCAAAGGAGAACAATGGCAATTGGGAACAATTCTGGCGCGGCAGTCAGCCAATCGTCCATTTTATCGGACAGGATATCATATATCACCACTGTGTCTTCTGGCCCGCAATTCTGAAAGGTGCAGGGTATGCAACACCAGATGCAGTGGTCGCAAGCGGCATGGTTAAAATCAATGACAAGACCTTCTCCAAGTCACGCGGTTATGTAATCTGGACAAACGATGATTATCTGGATCAGGGGCTTCCTGCAGATTATCTCCGGTATTATCTGCTTGCCTATACATCACATACCAAAGAACTCAACTTCTCATGGAAGATATTCCAGGAAAGGATCAACAACGAACTGGTAGATACCCTGGGCAATTTCCTGTACCGGACACTCCATTTTGCTGCAAACAAACTGGGAGGCATTCCTGAAGGAAAACCGGATGCTGAAATCTGTGAGAGAATTCAGACAACACTCGACAGTGTCAATACTGAGATGGAACGCTATGAGTTCAAGAACGCAATCGATGAGATGATGGCACTCGCCGGGTATGGCAACTCATATATTCAGAATAATGCACCATGGAAACTGATAAAAGAAGACCGTCAGGCAGCAGAATCGGTGATCCTTAATTGTATGCAGATTGCAAAGGCATGCACATTGCTCTTTGATTCACTCCTTCCGGAAGAATCACAGAAAGCATGGGAGATGCTGGGATATACCGACAGTGTTGCAGCGCACACCATCACAGAAGCAACAGAAGGATTTGCACACAATAATCTTCCAAAACCGTCCATTCTATTTGCAAAAATTGAAGATGACACACTGAACACACTCGAAGAAATTATGACAAAAAGGATTCAGGAAGCAGAAATGAAAGAAAATACAGAGAATCAGAATACAGAAGTTCAGACAGACGAACGGATCAGCATAGATGAATTTGCACGGGTTGAACTAAAGGTTGCAAAGATTCTCTCGGCAGAAAAAATTGAGGGGTCGAAGAAACTGCTCAAAATCCAGGTAACCCTTGGAGATGAAGAACGCCAGATAGTCAGTGGAATTGCCCAGTATTACACTCCTGAAGAACTGGCAGGAAAATCCGTTGTTGTGGTGACAAACCTGAAGAAAGCAAAACTCTTTGGCGTAGAGAGCGATGGGATGATTCTTGCAGCAGGGGATACTGCATCACTCCTGATTCCAAACGATGACGTAGAGCCCGGCACAAAAATCCTTTAA
- a CDS encoding basic amino acid ABC transporter substrate-binding protein: MNHKGLGLVLVLIMAVTVAFAGCTSSEATSAPVQSDVPEKTLYIVGIDGEYPPYSYIDSEGNAQGFDVESVKWIAEKQGFDVKIQPMAWDGIIPALMNGKIDMVYAGMTITDERKEKVNFSIPYWVVNQSVAVHEDSGYTLDDFKAGTLVIGAQRGTTGQIWVEENLIDTGLMPKENLKTYDNFPLVSEDLKNKRLDAAIYDKPPMLDAIAGKPIVIVGEINTGEEYGVAIRKDDVELLNQINEGITALMADPYWEELKTKYEMTE; this comes from the coding sequence ATGAATCACAAAGGATTGGGATTGGTTCTTGTTCTCATCATGGCAGTGACAGTCGCATTTGCCGGCTGCACTTCATCTGAAGCAACATCTGCACCAGTGCAGAGCGATGTACCGGAAAAAACCCTGTACATTGTTGGTATCGACGGAGAGTATCCCCCATACAGTTACATTGACTCTGAAGGAAATGCCCAGGGATTTGATGTCGAATCCGTTAAGTGGATTGCAGAAAAGCAGGGTTTTGACGTAAAAATTCAGCCAATGGCGTGGGACGGTATCATTCCTGCACTCATGAACGGCAAGATTGACATGGTCTACGCCGGAATGACCATCACTGACGAGCGGAAAGAAAAAGTCAATTTCTCCATCCCGTACTGGGTGGTAAACCAGTCCGTTGCAGTGCATGAAGACTCAGGATACACACTCGATGACTTCAAGGCCGGTACACTTGTTATTGGTGCACAGCGCGGCACCACCGGACAGATCTGGGTTGAAGAGAACCTCATCGACACAGGCCTCATGCCAAAGGAAAACCTGAAGACCTATGACAATTTCCCACTGGTATCAGAAGACCTGAAAAACAAACGGTTAGATGCGGCAATCTATGACAAACCCCCCATGCTCGATGCAATTGCCGGGAAGCCAATTGTCATTGTCGGTGAGATTAACACCGGCGAAGAGTACGGTGTGGCCATCCGTAAGGATGACGTCGAACTCTTAAACCAGATAAATGAGGGCATCACCGCACTCATGGCCGATCCCTACTGGGAAGAGCTGAAAACAAAGTACGAAATGACCGAATAA
- a CDS encoding amino acid ABC transporter permease gives MDQSEFLFQILLPVLLEGLVVTLKLILLTAPFGLILGILVAIGRTYGSKPISLLCKGAVAFIKGTPLLLMLFILYFGLPSIGITLSAFVASLVGFIMCNGAYNSEYIRGAISSVKEGQIIAAQALGMTRMQAVRHIILPQALIRAIPGLSNEFIYLIKYSSLAYMLTVIELTGAGKMVATKYFEFTEVFMIVGIGYLILVTITTIAVMLIERKVAVPGMTQSGRNMLDIL, from the coding sequence ATGGATCAATCTGAATTTTTATTCCAGATACTCCTCCCGGTTCTGCTGGAAGGGTTGGTAGTCACGCTTAAACTGATCCTGCTTACCGCGCCCTTTGGACTGATTCTTGGAATTCTTGTCGCTATCGGTCGGACCTATGGGTCAAAACCCATTTCCCTTCTCTGCAAGGGTGCGGTCGCATTCATCAAGGGAACACCACTCCTTCTGATGCTCTTCATCCTTTACTTCGGATTGCCTTCGATAGGGATTACTCTTTCAGCATTTGTCGCATCCCTTGTAGGATTCATTATGTGCAATGGTGCCTATAACTCTGAATATATCAGGGGAGCAATCAGTTCTGTTAAAGAAGGACAGATTATTGCGGCACAGGCCCTTGGGATGACCAGAATGCAGGCAGTCCGCCACATTATTCTCCCTCAGGCACTCATACGGGCTATTCCCGGACTTTCAAATGAATTTATTTATCTCATCAAATATTCATCCCTTGCCTACATGCTCACCGTTATTGAACTGACAGGAGCAGGAAAAATGGTCGCAACAAAATACTTTGAATTTACAGAAGTATTCATGATTGTCGGGATTGGGTACCTGATTCTCGTGACCATTACAACAATTGCCGTAATGCTCATTGAGAGAAAGGTGGCAGTTCCGGGAATGACACAGTCAGGCCGGAATATGCTGGACATACTCTGA